Part of the Actinomycetes bacterium genome, CGACCGGGCGACCAGCCCCGGTGCGGGGTACGCATCGGCGATCACGTCCTCGACCTGGCCCGGGTGTCGGTGCCGCACGGGCACGTGCTGGCCCGGCCGAGCCTCAACGAGTTCCTGGCCCTCGGCCCGGCCGCGTGGGCCGAGGTGCGCGAACGGGTCACCGACCTGCTCACCGAGCCCAGCTTCCGGGACTCGGTGCAGCCACACCTGTTCCCCCTGCCGGAGGTCCGGCTGCACCTGGCCTGGGAGGTCGCCGACTACGTCGACTTCTACTCCTCGCAGGCGCACGCCGAGAACGTCGGCCAGATCTTCCGGCCGGACGCCGCCCAGCTGCCGCCGAGCTGGAAGCACCTGCCGATCGGCTACCACGGCCGGGCCGGCACCATCGTGGTCAGCGGCACCCCCGTGGTCCGGCCGAGCGGCCAGCTCCGCCCCTCCCCCGACCGGCCGCCGGTGTTCGGCCGGTCCCAGCGGCTGGACATCGAGGCCGAGGTCGGGTTCGTCGTGGGGGCGCCCTCCGCGCTGGGCACGTCGGTGCCTGCGACCGCCTTCGCCAAGCACGTGTTCGGCGTCGTCCTGGTCAACGACTGGTCGGCCCGCGACATCCAGGCCTTCGAGTACCAGCCACTGGGGCCCTTCCTCGGCAAGTCCTTCGCCACGTCGGTGTCCGCCTGGGTGACCCCGCTCGCCGCGCTGGCCGCCGCCCGGGTGCCGCCGCCGGCGCAGGACCCGACTCCGGTGGCCTACCTCGCCGACCCGGACCCGTGGTCGCTCGACCTGGCCATAGAGGTCGAGCTGGACGGCGAGGTCGTCTCCCGCCCGCCGTTTCGCACCATGTACTGGACGCCGGGCCAGCAGCTGGCCCACCTCACCGTGAACGGCGCGTCGCTGCGCACCGGCGACCTGTTCGCCTCGGGCACCGTCTCGGGCCGGGAGCGCGACCAGCGCGGCTCGCTGCTCGAGCTCAGCTGGGGTGGCCGTGAGCCGGTGCAGCTGGCCTCGGGCCGCGCCCGGACCTTTCTCGAGGACGGCGACACCGTGGTGCTGCGCGCCAGCGCCCCCGGCCCGGACGGCACCACGATCACGCTGGGCGAGGTGTCCGGCCGGATCGAGCCGGCCATCGGCTGAGCCGCCGGGTCAGGGCACCGAGCGGATCTTCGTCACCAGGGCCCCGGAGACCACCGCCACGACCGCGGTGCCCAGGTAGAGCACCGGGTAGCCCCCCAGGTGGGTGACGATCGGCGCCGCTATCACCGGGGCGAGCACCTGGGGCGCCGCGTTGGCGATGTTGATGACCCCGAGGTCGCGCGCGCGGTCCTGTGCGGCCGGCAGCACCTGGGTGATGAGCGCCTGGTCGACCGCGAGGTACACCCCGTAGCCCGCGCCGAGCACGAGCGCCGCCACCATGGCGGCCGGGAAGGTCGGCGCGACCGCCAGGATCACCCCGGCGACCGCCATGACGCAGGACGACACGATCACGTACACCTTGCGGCGTCCGCTGGCGTCGGACATCCGGCCGCCGATCACCGCCGTGAGGATCGTGCCCAGCGCGTACAGCCCGATGAGCACCGTCTGGCCCTGCTCCGGGTTGGCGTAGCCGACCTTGTCCTTGAGGAAGAACAACAGGTACAAGGTGGCCATCGCGTTGGACAGCGAGATCAGGAACCGGGTGATCCAGGCCCACCCGAAGTCCGGGTACTCCCGCGGGCTGACCCAGAACCCGCGCAGGAACTCCCCCAGCACGAACGGCGGCCGCCGCTCGTTCGGCAGCACCGGGTCCCGCAGCCGCAGCACGAACGGCAGCGCGAGCACCAGGAACAGGACGCCGGTGACCGCCGATCCTGCGCCGAGGCCGGTCACGACGAACGACACGATCGCCACACCGACCACGACCCCGACGGTCTGCGACAGGCCGACCACCCCCGAGGCGATCCCCCGCTGGCTCACCGGGACCTGGTCGGGGATGGACGCCGTGATCGCCGCGTACGAGGCGTTCACCGTGGCCTGGCCGACCCCCCACAGCAGAGCCAGGCCGAGCACGGTGCCCTGCGTCGGCAGCAGCGCGATGCTGACCAGGCCCAGGACCGCTCCCCCGAGCACCCACGGACGGCGCCGCCCCAGCCGGGACGTCGTCCGGTCCGACAGGGCACCCGCGAGCGGGTTGGCCACCACCGAGACGAACGCCCCCACGCCGGTGATCCAGGCGAGCGCGGTCTCCTTGCTCATGCCCCCGCTCGCCTGCTCGGCCAGCCGCG contains:
- the fahA gene encoding fumarylacetoacetase, translated to MTATSADTWAPVPQGSGFGVQHLPYGVFSRPGDQPRCGVRIGDHVLDLARVSVPHGHVLARPSLNEFLALGPAAWAEVRERVTDLLTEPSFRDSVQPHLFPLPEVRLHLAWEVADYVDFYSSQAHAENVGQIFRPDAAQLPPSWKHLPIGYHGRAGTIVVSGTPVVRPSGQLRPSPDRPPVFGRSQRLDIEAEVGFVVGAPSALGTSVPATAFAKHVFGVVLVNDWSARDIQAFEYQPLGPFLGKSFATSVSAWVTPLAALAAARVPPPAQDPTPVAYLADPDPWSLDLAIEVELDGEVVSRPPFRTMYWTPGQQLAHLTVNGASLRTGDLFASGTVSGRERDQRGSLLELSWGGREPVQLASGRARTFLEDGDTVVLRASAPGPDGTTITLGEVSGRIEPAIG
- a CDS encoding MFS transporter, coding for MPPVVQAVDALQEPTRRVGRGYLTIIALANLGTMIAFFTPIQNLLPRLAEQASGGMSKETALAWITGVGAFVSVVANPLAGALSDRTTSRLGRRRPWVLGGAVLGLVSIALLPTQGTVLGLALLWGVGQATVNASYAAITASIPDQVPVSQRGIASGVVGLSQTVGVVVGVAIVSFVVTGLGAGSAVTGVLFLVLALPFVLRLRDPVLPNERRPPFVLGEFLRGFWVSPREYPDFGWAWITRFLISLSNAMATLYLLFFLKDKVGYANPEQGQTVLIGLYALGTILTAVIGGRMSDASGRRKVYVIVSSCVMAVAGVILAVAPTFPAAMVAALVLGAGYGVYLAVDQALITQVLPAAQDRARDLGVINIANAAPQVLAPVIAAPIVTHLGGYPVLYLGTAVVAVVSGALVTKIRSVP